The DNA window CCAGTAGCAACTCTTCTCCCAGATATACGGCAAACCAGTTATCAGCCCAGCCTTCCAGCAAAAACGAATCTGTATCGCTGGGCTCCACTTCACTCATGGTTGCGCCACATCCAATGCTGGCCAGGCAGAGGGTCAGAAAAAAAGTCACGCAGTCTATTACGGCTACAGGTCTCATTTGAAATTCCATAGGTTTGGGGTGAACAACTTTTCACTCCCCAACCTTACGGCAGACATGTTCAGGACTTGTTCAGATCAGATGTGCAATCCGTTTAAATATAGCTCGTGGGTACATTAGCGTATTACCGTCCGCGTGCATGCGAAACACCCTTCCCGATAAATGTTAGCACGGTAATTTGGAAGCGCTGCAGTGCCGTGAGGGTTATCGGGCGTGTCCACAGATCGTACTGCCGGCGCTCAATCTCACCAACCAGTTCGAGTCCAGTCAACCAGTTTTTCTTGAATGGACGGCGGAATTTACGCGGCACCTCCTTCACAAGCGGCTGCCCCTGCGCAAAAGCATCCCGAATCCTGATTACCTGCTTCCACAATAGCTTTTGCGTGCGCGCGTCGTTCACACCTTGCGCCAACGCTTCAATCGACACACCGGCTTGCGCAAGGTCTGCAAGTGGAATAAACAACCTGCCTTTTTTGAGATCGTCTTTCAAAGCCAGCAGCTTCCCGACCAGGCTAAATGCAGTTGCCAGATTAGCAACCTGGGGCACCTGCCACGTATGCGCCATATCTGCGAGGCCGGCAACCAGCGTCCCCCGGGGAATCACAACAGCCTGCATGTATTGCTTCAGGGCGGCATTATCCTCAAACTCCAGCGCACCATAGTGATAATATGCATGCTCGAATTGCTGAATAAAGAGCTCAGGCTTCAAGTTCAGCGTTGCCGCGTGTGCAAAGATGGGTTTGCAAAACGACTCAGGCACAAGCGCACAGGCCCCATGCTCTCGCAAGATCGCAGCCTCCTTCATCAGCTTTTCCTTTAGCTGATCTCTGGGTAGATCATCCACTGCAAGGGTTTTGAGCTTTTTGTCCCAGGCCAAAATATCTTCAAATCCTTTACGCTGCGCCGCATTCCATGGTGCAGTTGCAAAAGGTATCCACTGTGCTTCATCCATAAAAAAAGGAGCGCTTCAAAGGTTATTGAGCGCTCCCAAACTAGTGCTTCTTTAGTAAAGCTGCCAGTTGATTTTGTATACAGATTTATTGTCCCAGCACGTGGCGATACCCGATGGCCAACACAAGCTGATCAAATTCGCTGAGGATGTATTTCAACTCAAGGAATAAAAAGCCGGTTGCAAGTGCATATTCAATGCCGCCTCCAATATTGAGTCCAAGTTCAGAAGACGTATCGGAGCCATCAAATCCGGTACCTTCGCTTTTAAAACGGAAAAGCGCGTAGTTCAAGCCAGCGAGTCCGTAGGCACGCATTATAACCGAGGTATAGAATACGTAGTGGGCAACCACGTTGAGCGTGATCAATGTTTGTGTAAAGCTTGAACCTATAAATTCCGTTTTTTCAGGGAAGAAAAAGGAGACATCTCCACCAAGGGCAATGCTTGTTGTCATGAAGTAGTAATACATAAGCTGGAGCCCCAATTTTTCGATCTCCGAGCCATAAACAAGGCCGCCACCAATGGACGATTCTCCTTCCAGTGGCATCGCATCCACAGCGCCATTGATCGGCATCATGGTCGCAGA is part of the Bacteroidota bacterium genome and encodes:
- a CDS encoding squalene/phytoene synthase family protein; this encodes MDEAQWIPFATAPWNAAQRKGFEDILAWDKKLKTLAVDDLPRDQLKEKLMKEAAILREHGACALVPESFCKPIFAHAATLNLKPELFIQQFEHAYYHYGALEFEDNAALKQYMQAVVIPRGTLVAGLADMAHTWQVPQVANLATAFSLVGKLLALKDDLKKGRLFIPLADLAQAGVSIEALAQGVNDARTQKLLWKQVIRIRDAFAQGQPLVKEVPRKFRRPFKKNWLTGLELVGEIERRQYDLWTRPITLTALQRFQITVLTFIGKGVSHARGR